A DNA window from Clavibacter sepedonicus contains the following coding sequences:
- a CDS encoding zinc ribbon domain-containing protein codes for MKADPSIQKELLDLQEIDTRLTHLTRQLAQLPQLKEVDALQREMELVRRRLGERTGVVEDARTELARIESDVAVVQARMDRDRTRIEAGGSSKDVQALERELESLLRRRDTLEEVQLEVMQRLEEAQAAQAEVVVERDALAERLAAVEAERDAAAVELRVQAEQAKKDRDALAPRFPEDLLALYEKQRARYGVGAAMLHRGISLGSNIALHQSDLDALRKRAPDDVVIDPESNAILVRTDESGL; via the coding sequence ATGAAAGCCGATCCGAGCATCCAGAAGGAGCTCCTCGACCTGCAGGAGATCGACACCCGGCTCACGCACCTCACGCGCCAGCTCGCGCAGCTCCCGCAGCTGAAGGAGGTCGACGCGCTGCAGCGGGAGATGGAGCTCGTCCGCCGTCGGCTCGGGGAGCGGACCGGCGTCGTCGAGGATGCCCGGACGGAGCTCGCCCGCATCGAGTCCGACGTCGCCGTCGTGCAGGCCCGGATGGACCGCGATCGCACGCGAATCGAGGCGGGCGGCAGCTCCAAGGACGTCCAGGCGCTGGAGCGCGAGCTGGAGTCGCTGCTGCGCCGCCGCGACACGCTCGAGGAGGTGCAGCTCGAGGTCATGCAGCGGCTCGAGGAGGCCCAGGCCGCGCAGGCCGAGGTCGTGGTCGAACGCGACGCCCTCGCCGAGCGCCTCGCCGCCGTGGAGGCGGAGCGCGACGCCGCCGCCGTGGAGCTGCGGGTCCAGGCCGAGCAGGCGAAGAAGGACCGGGACGCGCTCGCCCCGCGGTTCCCCGAGGACCTCCTCGCCCTCTACGAGAAGCAGCGTGCGCGGTACGGCGTCGGCGCCGCGATGCTGCACCGCGGCATCTCCCTCGGCAGCAACATCGCCCTGCACCAGAGCGACCTGGACGCGCTGCGCAAGCGCGCGCCCGACGACGTGGTGATCGATCCCGAGAGCAACGCGATCCTCGTGCGCACGGACGAGTCCGGCCTCTAG
- a CDS encoding biotin transporter BioY — MPPSRSLPRSADRRTPLDATDLARVAVLAAVVAVLGLPGSISVLGGVPITAQTLGVMLAGAVLGARLGALALAVLLALVAVGLPLLSGGTGGLGVFLGPSGGYLVGWVLGAAAVGWIVHLGGRRPTAVRTAVAMVVGGIVVIYAVGIPVQSLVTRLPLTETAFTSLVFLPGDLVKAAIATAIVMTLVRGYPRAFRRASGWRPAREDAVSAPVR; from the coding sequence ATGCCCCCCTCCCGTTCCCTGCCCCGCAGCGCCGACCGTCGCACGCCCCTCGACGCCACCGACCTCGCTCGGGTCGCCGTGCTCGCCGCGGTCGTCGCGGTCCTCGGGCTCCCCGGGAGCATCAGCGTGCTCGGGGGCGTCCCCATCACCGCCCAGACGCTCGGCGTCATGCTCGCCGGAGCCGTCCTCGGGGCCCGCCTCGGTGCGCTCGCCCTGGCCGTCCTGCTCGCGCTCGTCGCGGTGGGGCTGCCGCTCCTCTCCGGCGGGACCGGCGGTCTCGGCGTCTTCCTCGGACCCTCCGGCGGCTACCTCGTGGGCTGGGTCCTCGGGGCCGCAGCGGTCGGGTGGATCGTGCACCTCGGCGGTCGGCGGCCTACCGCCGTGCGCACCGCGGTGGCCATGGTGGTCGGCGGGATCGTCGTCATCTACGCGGTCGGGATCCCCGTGCAGAGCCTCGTGACGCGCCTGCCGCTGACCGAGACCGCGTTCACCAGCCTCGTCTTCCTCCCGGGCGACCTCGTCAAGGCGGCCATCGCCACGGCCATCGTGATGACGCTGGTGCGCGGCTACCCCCGTGCCTTCCGTCGCGCGTCCGGCTGGAGGCCGGCACGGGAGGACGCGGTCTCGGCGCCCGTACGGTGA
- a CDS encoding peroxiredoxin, translating into MALANDTQAPDFELANQFGERVRLSEYRGHRAVALVFFPLAFSGTCTGEMCQLEENLGLFADSRVELIGISVDSKHTLRAWAEQQGIDFQLLADFWPHGQVAKEYGVFLEGKGFANRATFLIDTRGIIRGSFITAPGEARELEAYRTAIRDLALVPA; encoded by the coding sequence ATGGCCCTGGCCAACGACACACAGGCTCCCGACTTCGAGCTCGCCAACCAGTTCGGCGAGCGGGTCCGGTTGAGCGAGTACCGCGGGCACCGCGCGGTCGCCCTCGTCTTCTTCCCCCTGGCCTTCTCCGGTACGTGCACCGGCGAGATGTGCCAGCTGGAGGAGAACCTCGGCCTCTTCGCCGACAGCCGCGTGGAGCTCATCGGCATCAGCGTCGACAGCAAGCACACGCTGCGCGCGTGGGCCGAGCAGCAGGGCATCGACTTCCAGCTGCTCGCCGACTTCTGGCCCCACGGCCAGGTGGCAAAGGAGTACGGCGTCTTCCTGGAGGGGAAGGGCTTCGCGAACCGCGCGACCTTCCTCATCGACACGCGCGGCATCATCCGCGGCAGCTTCATCACGGCACCCGGCGAGGCGCGCGAGCTCGAGGCGTACCGCACCGCCATCCGCGACCTGGCGCTCGTCCCGGCCTGA
- a CDS encoding energy-coupling factor transporter transmembrane component T family protein yields MTPADPRRPGRLERMPAGPELVLLMVVVLGVSVLPSTWWGAGIAVPVPVIAYAAAQLGDGCMGLRRLAGQVRAVRWVMLFTLVSQIVLLGPEPAVANTARVTAAITVAGLLVLTTSMTALLDSIERGLVPLRRLGVDTERIALLLTVTAGTVPVLGRLAGDVREAQRARGARPGLRTFVVPFLVVALKHADQLGDALTARGVR; encoded by the coding sequence GTGACGCCCGCCGACCCGCGACGTCCCGGCCGCCTCGAGCGCATGCCGGCCGGACCCGAGCTGGTCCTGCTCATGGTCGTCGTGCTCGGCGTCTCGGTACTGCCCTCCACGTGGTGGGGCGCGGGCATCGCGGTCCCCGTGCCGGTCATCGCGTACGCGGCCGCGCAGCTCGGCGACGGCTGCATGGGCCTCCGACGCCTCGCAGGACAGGTGAGGGCCGTGCGGTGGGTGATGCTCTTCACGCTCGTCAGCCAGATCGTCCTGCTCGGGCCGGAGCCCGCGGTGGCGAACACCGCGCGCGTCACGGCGGCGATCACCGTGGCCGGCCTGCTCGTCCTCACGACCTCCATGACCGCTCTCCTCGACAGCATCGAGCGCGGGCTGGTCCCGCTGCGGCGGCTCGGCGTCGACACGGAGCGGATCGCGCTGCTCCTCACGGTCACCGCCGGCACCGTGCCGGTCCTCGGACGCCTGGCGGGGGACGTCCGGGAGGCCCAGCGGGCGCGGGGAGCACGCCCGGGCCTCCGCACCTTCGTCGTCCCCTTTCTCGTCGTCGCCCTCAAGCACGCGGACCAGCTCGGCGACGCGCTCACCGCCCGCGGGGTCAGATGA
- the aceE gene encoding pyruvate dehydrogenase (acetyl-transferring), homodimeric type: MTVNDQDPYSVNHTDQDPEETAEWNESLDGLVETQGRGRARDVMLSLLKRSKELHLGVPMVPTTDYINTIAPENEPDFPGDEDLERRYRAWIRWNAAVTVHRAQRPGIAVGGHIATYASSAALYEVGYNHFFRGQDHPGGGDQVFVQGHASPGTYARAFLEGRLSEHQLDGFRQEKSHEGGGLSSYPHPRLMPEFWQFPTVSMGLGPINAIYQAQANKYLTNRGIKDASDQQVWAFLGDGEMDEVESRGQLQVAANEKLDNLNFVINCNLQRLDGPVRGNGKIIQELESFFRGAGWNVIKVVWGREWDDLLARDTEGALLDLMNRTPDGDYQTYKAESGAYIRENFFGRDERTAKLVEGYTDDQIWNLKRGGHDYRKVYAAFKAASEHTGQPTVILAKTVKGYGLGPSFEGRNATHQMKKLTLDNLKQFRDELRVPITDAQLEKNPYLPPYYHPGQNDEAIQYMQERRRALGGYSPERRTKHTAITLPDDSAYRISKKGSGTQEIATTMAFVRLLKDLIRSKDFGNRVVPIIPDEARTFGIDAFFPTAKIYNPNGQHYTSVDRELLLSYKESPRGQIVHVGINEAGALAAFTNLGTTYSTQGEPLIPIYVFYSMFGFQRTGDAIWAAGDQMARGFLIGATAGRTTLTGEGLQHADGHSLVLAQTNPAIVAYDPAYAYEIGHVVRSGLERMYGGQHEDPNVMYYLTVYNEPIIHPSEPEGVDVDGIVRGVYKLKDGWVDGPKAQLMASGVAVPWALEAQQLLADDWGVSADVWSVTSWGELRRDGLAAEEHNMLHPHSETRVPYLEEKLRHAEGPFVAVTDFSHAVPDQIRQFVPGDYSTLGADGFGFSDTRPAARRFFAIDGPSMVVKTLQRLAKQGKVDQDAPKWAIDKYRLLDVNAGTTGSAGGEA; the protein is encoded by the coding sequence GTGACTGTCAACGACCAGGATCCGTACTCGGTGAACCACACCGATCAGGATCCGGAAGAGACCGCCGAATGGAACGAGTCCCTCGACGGGCTCGTCGAGACGCAGGGCCGGGGTCGCGCGCGCGACGTCATGCTCAGCCTCCTCAAGCGCTCGAAGGAGCTGCACCTGGGTGTGCCGATGGTCCCGACCACGGACTACATCAACACCATCGCCCCGGAGAACGAGCCCGACTTCCCCGGCGACGAGGACCTTGAGCGCCGCTACCGCGCGTGGATCCGGTGGAACGCGGCCGTCACGGTGCACCGGGCACAGCGCCCCGGCATCGCGGTCGGCGGGCACATCGCCACGTACGCGTCCTCGGCCGCCCTGTACGAGGTCGGCTACAACCACTTCTTCCGCGGCCAGGACCACCCGGGCGGCGGCGACCAGGTCTTCGTGCAGGGTCACGCCTCCCCCGGCACCTACGCCCGCGCCTTCCTCGAGGGACGCCTGAGCGAGCACCAGCTCGACGGCTTCCGCCAGGAGAAGAGCCACGAGGGCGGCGGGCTCTCCTCGTACCCGCACCCGCGGCTCATGCCGGAGTTCTGGCAGTTCCCCACGGTCTCGATGGGCCTCGGACCGATCAACGCGATCTACCAGGCGCAGGCGAACAAGTACCTCACCAACCGCGGGATCAAGGACGCGTCAGACCAGCAGGTCTGGGCCTTCCTCGGCGACGGCGAGATGGACGAGGTCGAGAGCCGCGGCCAGCTCCAGGTCGCAGCGAACGAGAAGCTCGACAATCTCAACTTCGTCATCAACTGCAACCTGCAGCGGCTCGACGGCCCCGTCCGCGGCAACGGCAAGATCATCCAGGAACTCGAGAGCTTCTTCCGCGGTGCCGGCTGGAACGTCATCAAGGTGGTCTGGGGCCGCGAGTGGGACGACCTGCTCGCCCGCGACACCGAGGGGGCGCTCCTCGACCTGATGAACCGCACGCCCGACGGCGACTACCAGACCTACAAGGCCGAGAGCGGCGCCTACATTCGCGAGAACTTCTTCGGGCGCGACGAGCGCACCGCGAAGCTCGTCGAGGGCTACACCGACGACCAGATCTGGAACCTCAAGCGCGGTGGCCACGACTACCGCAAGGTCTACGCGGCGTTCAAGGCGGCGAGCGAGCACACCGGTCAGCCCACGGTGATCCTCGCGAAGACCGTCAAGGGCTACGGTCTCGGCCCGAGCTTCGAGGGGCGCAACGCGACCCACCAGATGAAGAAGCTCACGCTCGACAACCTAAAGCAGTTCCGCGACGAGCTGCGCGTGCCGATCACGGACGCGCAGCTCGAAAAGAACCCGTACCTGCCGCCGTACTACCACCCCGGTCAGAACGACGAGGCCATCCAGTACATGCAGGAGCGCCGTCGCGCGCTCGGCGGCTACTCGCCCGAGCGCCGCACGAAGCACACGGCGATCACGCTGCCGGACGACTCCGCGTACCGCATCTCCAAGAAGGGCTCCGGCACGCAGGAGATCGCCACGACCATGGCGTTCGTCCGGCTGCTGAAGGACCTCATCCGCTCGAAGGACTTCGGCAACCGCGTCGTCCCGATCATCCCGGACGAGGCCCGCACGTTCGGCATCGACGCCTTCTTCCCGACGGCGAAGATCTACAACCCGAACGGCCAGCACTACACGTCGGTCGACCGCGAGCTGCTGCTCTCCTACAAGGAGAGCCCGCGGGGCCAGATCGTGCACGTGGGCATCAACGAGGCGGGCGCCCTGGCGGCGTTCACCAACCTCGGCACCACGTACTCGACGCAGGGCGAGCCGCTCATCCCGATCTACGTCTTCTACTCGATGTTCGGGTTCCAGCGCACGGGCGACGCGATCTGGGCGGCGGGCGACCAGATGGCGCGCGGCTTCCTCATCGGCGCCACCGCGGGACGCACCACGCTCACCGGCGAGGGCCTCCAGCACGCGGACGGGCACTCGCTCGTCCTCGCGCAGACGAATCCCGCGATCGTCGCCTACGACCCGGCGTACGCCTACGAGATCGGCCACGTTGTGCGGTCTGGCCTCGAGCGCATGTACGGCGGGCAGCACGAGGACCCGAACGTCATGTACTACCTGACGGTCTACAACGAGCCGATCATCCACCCGAGCGAGCCCGAGGGCGTCGACGTGGACGGCATCGTCCGCGGCGTCTACAAGCTCAAGGACGGCTGGGTCGACGGCCCGAAGGCGCAGCTCATGGCGTCCGGCGTCGCGGTCCCGTGGGCCCTCGAGGCACAGCAGCTGCTGGCCGACGACTGGGGCGTGTCCGCCGACGTCTGGTCCGTCACGTCGTGGGGCGAGCTGCGCCGCGACGGCCTGGCCGCGGAGGAGCACAACATGCTCCACCCGCACTCCGAGACCCGGGTCCCGTACCTGGAGGAGAAGCTGCGCCACGCCGAGGGCCCGTTCGTCGCGGTCACCGACTTCTCGCATGCGGTGCCCGACCAGATCCGCCAGTTCGTCCCCGGCGACTACTCGACGCTCGGCGCCGACGGCTTCGGCTTCTCGGACACGCGTCCGGCGGCCCGCCGCTTCTTCGCGATCGACGGTCCGTCGATGGTCGTGAAGACGCTGCAGCGCCTCGCGAAGCAGGGGAAGGTCGACCAGGACGCGCCGAAGTGGGCGATCGACAAGTACCGCCTGCTCGACGTGAACGCCGGCACCACCGGATCGGCCGGCGGCGAGGCGTGA
- a CDS encoding TetR/AcrR family transcriptional regulator C-terminal domain-containing protein, protein MARAHATGRHTRDDVARTALRILDEHGLPDFTMRRLAAALDVQPSALYWHFPDKQSLLAELADRIVAEAQAATTGRSPRHPDWRERVRIAAATLRAALLAHRDGAEVVASTTAMGLGASAARDTLSAAVAAGGLGEADCARAASAILHFVLGHVVHEQQRVQLDRLGLLTARDGEEDPTGDFAFGIDLLVRGLGTRL, encoded by the coding sequence ATGGCACGGGCGCATGCGACGGGGCGGCACACGCGTGACGACGTCGCCCGCACGGCCCTGCGGATCCTCGACGAGCACGGCCTCCCCGACTTCACGATGCGCCGCCTCGCCGCCGCCCTCGACGTGCAGCCGAGCGCCCTCTACTGGCACTTCCCGGACAAGCAGAGCCTCCTCGCGGAGCTGGCCGACCGCATCGTCGCGGAGGCCCAGGCCGCGACGACGGGTCGGTCCCCTCGGCATCCGGACTGGCGGGAGCGGGTCCGGATCGCCGCGGCGACCCTGCGGGCGGCGCTCCTCGCCCACCGCGACGGCGCGGAGGTCGTGGCCAGCACCACCGCGATGGGGCTCGGCGCGTCGGCGGCCCGCGACACGCTGTCCGCGGCCGTCGCCGCCGGCGGTCTCGGGGAGGCCGACTGCGCTCGCGCGGCATCGGCGATCCTGCACTTCGTGCTCGGCCATGTGGTGCACGAGCAGCAGCGCGTCCAGCTCGACCGCCTCGGCCTGCTGACCGCCCGGGACGGCGAGGAGGATCCCACCGGCGACTTCGCGTTCGGGATCGACCTGCTGGTCCGGGGGCTCGGCACCCGGCTCTGA
- a CDS encoding glutamine synthetase family protein, whose protein sequence is MDKQRDFVLRTIEERGIKFVRLWFTDVTGTLKSVAIAPAEVEGAFAEGLGFDGSAIEGLTRSYEADMLAHPDPTTFQILPWRGEIDPTARMFCDISTPDGQPAIADPRNVLKRTLEKAADRGFTFYTHPEIEFYLLESSEFGVDGPEPVDAAGYFDNVPGGTAHDFRRRSVRMLEDLGISVEFSHHEAGPGQNEIDLRYADALTTADNIMTFRTVIKEVAIEQGVYATFMPKPLAAHPGSGMHTHMSLFEGDVNAFYASGAEYQLSTIGRQFIAGLLRHAPEITAVTNQFVNSYKRLWGGGEAPSFVTWGHNNRSALVRVPLYKPNKGNSSRVEYRAIDSAANPYLSFSLMLAAGLKGIEEGYELPAEAEDNVWTLSDAERRALGYAPLPSSLDHAIQLMERSELVAETLGEQVFNYVLLNKRQEWRDYRAQVTPYELRSNLEML, encoded by the coding sequence ATGGACAAGCAGCGTGACTTCGTCCTGCGGACGATCGAGGAGCGCGGGATCAAGTTCGTGCGCCTTTGGTTCACCGACGTGACCGGCACCCTGAAGTCGGTGGCGATCGCCCCGGCCGAGGTCGAGGGCGCGTTCGCGGAGGGCCTCGGGTTCGACGGCTCGGCCATCGAGGGCCTCACCCGCTCGTACGAGGCCGACATGCTGGCCCACCCGGATCCGACGACGTTCCAGATCCTCCCGTGGCGCGGCGAGATCGACCCGACCGCGCGCATGTTCTGCGACATCTCGACGCCCGACGGGCAGCCGGCCATCGCGGATCCCCGCAACGTCCTGAAGCGCACCCTGGAGAAGGCGGCCGACCGCGGCTTCACCTTCTACACGCACCCCGAGATCGAGTTCTACCTGCTCGAGTCCAGCGAGTTCGGCGTCGACGGTCCGGAGCCCGTGGACGCGGCCGGCTACTTCGACAACGTCCCCGGCGGCACCGCGCACGACTTCCGCCGCCGTTCCGTCCGCATGCTGGAGGACCTCGGCATCTCGGTCGAGTTCAGTCACCACGAGGCGGGCCCCGGCCAGAACGAGATCGACCTCCGGTACGCAGACGCGCTCACTACCGCGGACAACATCATGACGTTCCGCACGGTCATCAAGGAGGTGGCCATCGAGCAGGGCGTCTACGCGACGTTCATGCCGAAGCCCCTCGCGGCGCACCCCGGCAGCGGCATGCACACGCACATGTCGCTCTTCGAGGGCGACGTCAACGCGTTCTACGCGTCCGGCGCCGAGTACCAGCTGTCCACCATCGGCCGGCAGTTCATCGCGGGCCTGCTCCGGCACGCTCCCGAGATCACGGCCGTCACGAACCAGTTCGTGAACTCCTACAAGCGGCTCTGGGGCGGCGGCGAGGCGCCGAGCTTCGTCACCTGGGGCCACAACAACCGGTCCGCGCTCGTGCGCGTTCCGCTGTACAAGCCCAACAAGGGCAACAGCTCGCGCGTCGAATACCGCGCCATCGACTCCGCGGCCAACCCGTACCTCTCGTTCTCGCTCATGCTGGCCGCCGGGCTCAAGGGCATCGAGGAGGGCTACGAGCTCCCCGCCGAGGCCGAGGACAACGTCTGGACGCTGAGCGACGCCGAGCGACGCGCCCTCGGCTACGCCCCGCTCCCGTCGAGCCTCGACCACGCGATCCAGCTCATGGAGCGCTCCGAGCTCGTCGCCGAGACGCTGGGGGAGCAGGTCTTCAACTACGTCCTGCTCAACAAGCGGCAGGAGTGGCGCGACTACCGGGCGCAGGTGACGCCGTACGAGCTGCGCTCCAACCTCGAGATGCTCTGA
- a CDS encoding Nif3-like dinuclear metal center hexameric protein, whose translation MIPTLADVVRVVEDAWPPAGASEWDASGLVSGDPRRSVRRIHLAVDAVRATVDEAVAADADLLLVHHPLLLRGVTTVAETGYKGALLADLIRAGCALHASHTTADVVEDGTSGRLAALLGLVPGTIRPLDPAPGGVLGIGRVGDLPAPTTLGRLAGELARILPPTATGIRVAGPYDAPVTRVALCGGAGDSLLAAPEVVTADVYITSDLRHHPASEARESAALHGGTPYLIDTSHWASEWLWLDQAADTLRSALPEVEVTVSDIRTDPWDFAVMQ comes from the coding sequence GTGATCCCCACCCTCGCCGACGTCGTCCGGGTCGTCGAGGACGCGTGGCCGCCCGCCGGCGCCTCCGAGTGGGACGCCTCCGGCCTCGTCTCAGGCGATCCGCGCCGATCGGTCCGCCGCATCCATCTCGCCGTCGACGCCGTGCGGGCGACGGTGGACGAGGCCGTCGCCGCCGACGCCGACCTGCTCCTCGTGCACCACCCGCTGCTCCTCCGCGGCGTCACCACCGTCGCCGAGACCGGCTACAAGGGGGCGCTCCTCGCCGACCTGATCCGGGCCGGCTGCGCCCTGCACGCATCCCACACCACGGCCGACGTCGTCGAGGACGGCACATCGGGACGTCTCGCCGCCCTCCTCGGACTCGTGCCCGGGACGATCCGACCGCTCGATCCAGCCCCGGGCGGCGTGCTGGGCATCGGCCGCGTCGGCGACCTGCCCGCGCCGACGACGCTCGGCCGACTCGCCGGGGAGCTGGCGCGGATCCTGCCGCCCACGGCGACGGGGATCCGCGTCGCCGGGCCCTACGACGCGCCGGTCACCCGCGTGGCCCTCTGCGGGGGAGCCGGGGACTCGCTGCTCGCCGCGCCCGAGGTGGTCACCGCCGACGTCTACATCACGTCCGACCTCCGGCACCACCCGGCCAGCGAGGCGCGCGAGTCCGCCGCCCTCCACGGCGGCACGCCGTACCTCATCGACACCTCCCACTGGGCGAGCGAGTGGCTGTGGCTCGACCAGGCCGCGGACACGCTGCGATCGGCGCTGCCCGAGGTCGAGGTCACCGTCAGCGACATCCGCACCGACCCCTGGGACTTCGCCGTCATGCAGTGA
- the ppgK gene encoding polyphosphate--glucose phosphotransferase, with translation MSDDATTAIGIDIGGTGIKGAIVDVATGELCSERVKLPTPQGGEPDDIVATVEQIIDALGEVPAGTPLGVCFPAAIVHGTTMSAANVSPSWIGLEAEKLFEERLGLGITFVNDADAAGYAEARYGAAKDVRGLVIMTTLGTGIGTALIHDGVLIPNAELGHMDVAGRRDFERRASYAAKERAHLNWKRWAARLQVYYGQLEKLMWPELFIVGGGVSKNHKHFLPLLRLRTPIVPAELRNNAGIMGAAALAAHAAGAVTHAPAFDLVDKTKPED, from the coding sequence ATGAGCGACGACGCGACGACGGCAATCGGCATCGACATCGGCGGGACCGGCATCAAGGGCGCCATCGTGGACGTCGCGACCGGCGAGCTGTGCAGCGAGCGCGTCAAGCTGCCCACGCCCCAGGGGGGCGAGCCGGACGACATCGTCGCGACCGTGGAGCAGATCATCGACGCGCTCGGCGAGGTCCCCGCCGGCACGCCGCTCGGGGTGTGCTTCCCCGCGGCCATCGTCCACGGGACGACGATGTCGGCCGCCAACGTCTCCCCCAGCTGGATCGGCCTCGAGGCCGAGAAGCTCTTCGAGGAGCGCCTGGGCCTCGGGATCACGTTCGTCAACGACGCGGATGCGGCCGGCTACGCGGAGGCCCGCTACGGCGCCGCCAAGGACGTGCGCGGTCTCGTCATCATGACGACGCTCGGCACGGGCATCGGCACGGCCCTGATCCACGACGGCGTCCTCATCCCGAACGCCGAGCTCGGCCACATGGACGTCGCGGGCCGGCGCGACTTCGAGCGCCGCGCGTCGTACGCCGCCAAGGAGCGCGCGCACCTCAACTGGAAGCGCTGGGCCGCGCGGCTGCAGGTGTACTACGGCCAGCTCGAGAAGCTGATGTGGCCGGAGCTGTTCATCGTCGGCGGCGGCGTCTCCAAGAACCACAAGCACTTCCTGCCGCTGCTGCGCCTGCGCACGCCCATCGTGCCCGCGGAGCTGCGCAACAACGCCGGGATCATGGGCGCGGCGGCCCTGGCCGCGCACGCGGCGGGCGCCGTCACGCACGCGCCGGCGTTCGACCTCGTCGACAAGACGAAGCCCGAGGACTGA
- the panB gene encoding 3-methyl-2-oxobutanoate hydroxymethyltransferase, producing the protein MQSPDAAVTPPEPARLSTEPAGPPKRVRIRHFARAKEQGIRITGLTSYDMLTAGVFDEAGIDFLLVGDSAGNTVLGYDTTVPVTVDELIPLARAVASSAARALVVADLPFGSYESGPDQALATSVRFMKEARAHAVKLEGGVRSAEQIRRVVSSGIPVMGHIGFTPQSEHGLGGHIIQGRGDAAEALLADAHAVEDAGAFAVVLEMVPEQVARRVTEELRIPTIGIGAGNGTDGQILVWTDFAGLTSGRVPRFVRRYADMRAVLLDAATRYRDDVLSGDFPSAAESYSD; encoded by the coding sequence ATGCAGAGCCCCGACGCTGCCGTCACCCCGCCCGAACCCGCCCGCCTCTCGACCGAGCCCGCCGGTCCGCCCAAGCGGGTGCGGATCCGGCACTTCGCCCGGGCCAAGGAGCAGGGCATCAGGATCACCGGGCTCACCAGCTACGACATGCTCACCGCCGGCGTCTTCGACGAGGCCGGCATCGACTTCCTGCTCGTCGGCGACTCGGCCGGCAACACCGTGCTCGGCTACGACACGACCGTGCCCGTCACGGTGGACGAGCTGATCCCGCTCGCGCGCGCCGTCGCGTCGTCTGCCGCCCGGGCCCTCGTGGTCGCCGACCTGCCGTTCGGCTCCTACGAGTCCGGGCCGGACCAGGCGCTCGCCACCTCGGTGCGCTTCATGAAGGAGGCCCGCGCCCACGCCGTGAAGCTCGAGGGCGGCGTGCGGAGCGCCGAGCAGATCCGGCGCGTCGTCTCGTCGGGAATCCCGGTGATGGGGCACATCGGGTTCACGCCGCAGAGCGAGCACGGGCTCGGCGGCCACATCATCCAGGGACGCGGCGACGCCGCCGAGGCGCTTCTGGCCGACGCGCACGCCGTCGAGGACGCGGGCGCCTTCGCCGTGGTGCTCGAGATGGTGCCCGAGCAGGTCGCGCGGCGCGTGACCGAGGAGCTGCGCATCCCCACCATCGGGATCGGCGCGGGGAACGGCACCGACGGCCAGATCCTCGTGTGGACCGACTTCGCCGGGCTCACCTCGGGCCGCGTGCCGCGCTTCGTCCGTCGCTACGCGGACATGCGCGCCGTGCTGCTGGACGCGGCGACCCGCTACCGCGATGACGTCCTGTCCGGCGACTTCCCCTCAGCGGCGGAGAGCTACTCCGACTGA
- a CDS encoding energy-coupling factor ABC transporter ATP-binding protein codes for MTAAEGIDPHLRLAGVDVRLGDVDALRDVTLDVGARTLAVIGENGSGKSTFARLVGGLVARTTGEARVLGIDPDRGSRELRRRVALVFSNPDAQIVMPTVAEDVAFSLRPERLSRAESDARVAEALRRLGIQHLADRSSHELSGGQKQLLALAGAFVRRPELVVADEPTAYLDARNARRVADHLFEDGHRLVLVTHDLAAAARCDAAVLFAGGRLVRTGAPAAVIAEYEAMLG; via the coding sequence GTGACCGCGGCCGAGGGGATCGACCCGCACCTGCGCCTCGCCGGTGTCGACGTGCGCCTCGGGGACGTCGATGCGCTCCGGGACGTCACGCTCGACGTGGGCGCGCGCACCCTCGCCGTCATCGGCGAGAACGGCTCGGGCAAGAGCACGTTCGCCCGGTTGGTCGGGGGCCTCGTCGCGCGCACGACGGGGGAGGCGCGCGTGCTGGGCATCGATCCCGACCGCGGATCCCGCGAGCTGAGACGACGCGTGGCCCTCGTCTTCAGCAACCCGGACGCCCAGATCGTCATGCCCACCGTGGCCGAGGACGTCGCCTTCTCCCTGCGGCCGGAGCGCCTGTCCCGCGCCGAGTCGGACGCGCGGGTCGCCGAGGCCCTCCGTCGACTCGGGATCCAGCACCTCGCCGACCGCTCGTCGCACGAGCTGTCCGGCGGGCAGAAGCAGCTGCTCGCCTTGGCGGGCGCCTTCGTCCGGCGACCGGAGCTGGTCGTCGCCGACGAGCCCACGGCGTACCTCGACGCCCGGAACGCCCGCCGCGTCGCCGACCACCTGTTCGAGGACGGCCACCGGCTCGTGCTCGTCACCCATGACCTCGCCGCCGCCGCCCGGTGCGACGCCGCCGTCCTCTTCGCCGGCGGCCGCCTGGTCCGCACGGGCGCACCGGCCGCCGTCATCGCCGAGTACGAGGCGATGCTCGGGTGA